The following proteins are co-located in the Mobula hypostoma chromosome 4, sMobHyp1.1, whole genome shotgun sequence genome:
- the LOC134345403 gene encoding SLAM family member 5-like isoform X1: protein MKNIKTKLKLRDFVEKVVKSISAFLTKISLFSRCQHKHGKEVAPHYKVIWFFVVKMFAVLSALHFLTLCAPEISAQPDRTIDALVGQDVNFPVENQCEDQFVVTFQLLSPVDAVLASRGMNMSGTQHPLYKDRLYWSANGSPVLVNVQVNDSKRYATQIDCYHESSMTTAKQIYDLRVFEPVLKPVITPIWKCPSPNITLSCSVSNGANVTFYWNILSLSENTNRTFEGPELVVNHENEWKQYTFRCIVKNRVSNASSGLTITELCNEHNFASELCRYIFAGTLLLVFHLIILNYQKVKSVRKQNNREKRKPGEKEVSL, encoded by the exons ATGAAGAATATTAAAACAAAGCTAAAACTACGGGATTTCGTTGAGAAGGTTGTCAAATCTATCTCCGCTTTCCTGACAAAG ATTAGTTTATTTTCACGATGCCAACACAAGCATGGGAAAGAAGTGGCCCCACACTATAAAGTTATTTGGTTCTTCGTTGTGAAGATGTTTGCAGTGCTCTCAG CGCTCCATTTTCTCACACTCTGTGCCCCTGAAATCTCAGCCCAACCCGATAGAACCATTGATGCCCTCGTTGGACAAGATGTTAATTTCCCTGTGGAGAATCAGTGCGAAGATCAATTTGTAGTAACATTTCAGTTACTTTCCCCGGTTGATGCAGTTCTTGCCTCGCGGGGAATGAATATGTCTGGGACACAGCACCCACTGTACAAGGACAGACTGTATTGGAGTGCGAATGGTTCCCCGGTGCTGGTCAATGTGCAGGTTAATGACAGTAAACGATATGCGACCCAAATCGACTGCTACCACGAGTCCTCAATGACCACAGCGAAACAGATCTACGACTTGCGCGTGTTCG AACCAGTTTTGAAGCCAGTGATAACTCCAATTTGGAAATGTCCGTCTCCAAATATCACTCTGAGCTGCTCTGTCTCCAATGGAGCAAATGTTACATTCTACTGGAATATTCTATCCCTGTCTGAAAACACCAACAGAACCTTTGAGGGGCCGGAACTGGTGGTGAACCATGAGAATGAGTGGAAACAATACACATTCAGGTGCATAGTGAAGAACAGAGTTAGTAATGCAAGTAGTGGACTCACTATTACAGAGTTGTGCAATGAACATAATTTTGCAA GTGAGCTCTGCCGATACATATTTGCAGGAACATTGCTGTTAGTTTTTCATTTAATCATACTTAACTATCAAAAAGTAAAATCAGTGCGCAAACAAAATA ACAGGGAGAAAAgaaagcctggggagaaagaggttTCTCTTTAA
- the LOC134345403 gene encoding SLAM family member 5-like isoform X2: MISLFSRCQHKHGKEVAPHYKVIWFFVVKMFAVLSALHFLTLCAPEISAQPDRTIDALVGQDVNFPVENQCEDQFVVTFQLLSPVDAVLASRGMNMSGTQHPLYKDRLYWSANGSPVLVNVQVNDSKRYATQIDCYHESSMTTAKQIYDLRVFEPVLKPVITPIWKCPSPNITLSCSVSNGANVTFYWNILSLSENTNRTFEGPELVVNHENEWKQYTFRCIVKNRVSNASSGLTITELCNEHNFASELCRYIFAGTLLLVFHLIILNYQKVKSVRKQNNREKRKPGEKEVSL; the protein is encoded by the exons ATG ATTAGTTTATTTTCACGATGCCAACACAAGCATGGGAAAGAAGTGGCCCCACACTATAAAGTTATTTGGTTCTTCGTTGTGAAGATGTTTGCAGTGCTCTCAG CGCTCCATTTTCTCACACTCTGTGCCCCTGAAATCTCAGCCCAACCCGATAGAACCATTGATGCCCTCGTTGGACAAGATGTTAATTTCCCTGTGGAGAATCAGTGCGAAGATCAATTTGTAGTAACATTTCAGTTACTTTCCCCGGTTGATGCAGTTCTTGCCTCGCGGGGAATGAATATGTCTGGGACACAGCACCCACTGTACAAGGACAGACTGTATTGGAGTGCGAATGGTTCCCCGGTGCTGGTCAATGTGCAGGTTAATGACAGTAAACGATATGCGACCCAAATCGACTGCTACCACGAGTCCTCAATGACCACAGCGAAACAGATCTACGACTTGCGCGTGTTCG AACCAGTTTTGAAGCCAGTGATAACTCCAATTTGGAAATGTCCGTCTCCAAATATCACTCTGAGCTGCTCTGTCTCCAATGGAGCAAATGTTACATTCTACTGGAATATTCTATCCCTGTCTGAAAACACCAACAGAACCTTTGAGGGGCCGGAACTGGTGGTGAACCATGAGAATGAGTGGAAACAATACACATTCAGGTGCATAGTGAAGAACAGAGTTAGTAATGCAAGTAGTGGACTCACTATTACAGAGTTGTGCAATGAACATAATTTTGCAA GTGAGCTCTGCCGATACATATTTGCAGGAACATTGCTGTTAGTTTTTCATTTAATCATACTTAACTATCAAAAAGTAAAATCAGTGCGCAAACAAAATA ACAGGGAGAAAAgaaagcctggggagaaagaggttTCTCTTTAA
- the LOC134345403 gene encoding SLAM family member 5-like isoform X3: MFAVLSALHFLTLCAPEISAQPDRTIDALVGQDVNFPVENQCEDQFVVTFQLLSPVDAVLASRGMNMSGTQHPLYKDRLYWSANGSPVLVNVQVNDSKRYATQIDCYHESSMTTAKQIYDLRVFEPVLKPVITPIWKCPSPNITLSCSVSNGANVTFYWNILSLSENTNRTFEGPELVVNHENEWKQYTFRCIVKNRVSNASSGLTITELCNEHNFASELCRYIFAGTLLLVFHLIILNYQKVKSVRKQNNREKRKPGEKEVSL; the protein is encoded by the exons ATGTTTGCAGTGCTCTCAG CGCTCCATTTTCTCACACTCTGTGCCCCTGAAATCTCAGCCCAACCCGATAGAACCATTGATGCCCTCGTTGGACAAGATGTTAATTTCCCTGTGGAGAATCAGTGCGAAGATCAATTTGTAGTAACATTTCAGTTACTTTCCCCGGTTGATGCAGTTCTTGCCTCGCGGGGAATGAATATGTCTGGGACACAGCACCCACTGTACAAGGACAGACTGTATTGGAGTGCGAATGGTTCCCCGGTGCTGGTCAATGTGCAGGTTAATGACAGTAAACGATATGCGACCCAAATCGACTGCTACCACGAGTCCTCAATGACCACAGCGAAACAGATCTACGACTTGCGCGTGTTCG AACCAGTTTTGAAGCCAGTGATAACTCCAATTTGGAAATGTCCGTCTCCAAATATCACTCTGAGCTGCTCTGTCTCCAATGGAGCAAATGTTACATTCTACTGGAATATTCTATCCCTGTCTGAAAACACCAACAGAACCTTTGAGGGGCCGGAACTGGTGGTGAACCATGAGAATGAGTGGAAACAATACACATTCAGGTGCATAGTGAAGAACAGAGTTAGTAATGCAAGTAGTGGACTCACTATTACAGAGTTGTGCAATGAACATAATTTTGCAA GTGAGCTCTGCCGATACATATTTGCAGGAACATTGCTGTTAGTTTTTCATTTAATCATACTTAACTATCAAAAAGTAAAATCAGTGCGCAAACAAAATA ACAGGGAGAAAAgaaagcctggggagaaagaggttTCTCTTTAA